The Brockia lithotrophica genome includes the window CGTTCCCCCATGAGCTCCTTTTCTTCGATGCCCTCGACAATTCCGGCTCCATGGAGGGGATAGACCACCCGATCGCCAACGCGAAACATGTACGCCCCTCCTTTCGCGCACTCGGTTTAAGCATACCATAGGCGGAAGGGAGGGGCAATGACCATGAGATGTAATGATATTGCAATACACGCCTTCTTGTCAAGGAAACGATCGAGACACGCCGACCCCTGAGCACAAAAAGAGACCTCCCCGAAGGGAGGCCAAGGTACTCCCGCAAACTAGTCTTCCTCGCGCCGGCTACGCCAGAGAAAGAAGGTTCCCAACCCAAGGAGCGCACTGGCGCCTCCGATAAGGGGTAGAGAACCTGGCACTTCCCCGGTACGTGGAAGTACGGGAGATTCCCCACGCACTTCCTGCCCTTGCCGCGGCGGAGGCTCTTCCGTAACGGGCTGCAGGGTAGGTTCCGCAGGCGCAGGCGGTGCCGGCGGCTGCTCAAGCGGTTGCTCAGGAGACGGCTGCTCGGGCGGCTTCGGCTGCTCGGGTGGCTTCGGCTGCTCGGGTGGCTTCGGTTGCTCGGGTGGCTTCGGCTGCTCGGGTGGCTTCGGTTGCTCGGGTGGCTTCGGTTGCTCAGGGGCCGGTTGCTCGGGTGGCTTCGGTTGCTCGGGTGGCTTCGGCTGCTCGGGTGGCTTCGGTTGCTCGGGTGGTTGCCCCGGGCAGAGCTTGCACGTGTCGTTTAAGAACTGATCGCCGCCGTTGCCCAAATAGCCGATGGGGTGACCCGGAGGTTGAAAGGTTTCCGGTCCCAAGTTGGGCAGAGAAGGGAGAGTAGGAAGCGGTGGAAAAGAAACAAACGTGACCGTCGTCGTCGCGCGTTGTTCCGTCTTTCCGATCCCGGATGTAGTGGTCGTAAGGTCGACGTTCACCTGTGTTGCCGCGTTTGGCGATAGAAGGCCGCGCAATTCGGCGACGAGGTCGTCGAGGGAGTTCGAAGCGTATGCGTGGGGTTTCCCTACGCCGTACAGAACGAGGGACACTCCGACCCCTGCGAGGAGGAGACGCGCGCGCGGGCGTCGGAAAAAGGACAACCCTATCCCCCCTTTTCCATGCGGAATTCGGGGTACCTTACTTCCCGCTTAGAGAGCTTCCGAGCCCCGCAAGAAGTGCCCCGAGCGCCCGCGTCGTCGACGCAAGGCCGTTGTCCGCCTTCACCCGGGAAGAGGCGTAGTACTCTCCGTACGTCACGCATGCTCCGGCTTCCGTGCTGCCGCCGAGAAGCGAACTTACTACACCCGTCAGACCCCCGGCAGTTTCCTTCGTCGCCGCAACCGCCGTCACACGTACGCCGTCGGAGGTTTGGATTCCCGCTTTCGCCTGTGCGTTGATTTCCGTGGAACCCACGAGTTGCCCAACGGCGGTCAAAAGGTCACCCAACGCGTTCCCCTGCGCAAACGCAGGGATCACAGGAAGGAGCAACGAAGCAGACAAGGCAAACGCGGCTACTCCTCGGCGGACAATACGCATGCCGATCCCTCCCACGAGGTGTAAGATTTTGAAAACGGGCCATCCACTTTAGAGGCGCATCTTTCGGATTTATATTCCTAGGACAGCCCTACGACGAACTCTAGCACACGGCTCGCCAAGGTTCAAGCTCTGCCTCCCAGGAAAAAGGCGGGTAGCTTTAGGCTACCCGCCTTTTGTTCTTCCTCGGGAACACTCGGATTACTTTCCGAGAACCCCACCCAAAAGTCCCGCCAAACCGGCGGAGAGGGCACGGACCGAGGAAGCAAGGCCGTAGTCTCCGTTCGTGTAGGCACCGGCGGAGAGGTTGTTGGGGCCCTTGATCTCCGCAGCAGTGCTGTAGCTCCCGCCCAAAAGGCCGCCTACGAGGCCGTTCAGGCCGGTCTGCTTGTTCCCGTAGGTCGCCTGCGCCGTAAGAACGGCGTTCGGCGTGGTAGCCTCTACGTAGCTCACGGCGCCGATGTCGTGGTCACCTACCAATTGCCCTACCGCCGTGAGGAGGTCGCCGAGGGCGTTCCCCTGGGCAAACGCCAGGCCGCCGCCGGCAAAGAGAACGAGAGCCAATACGGCCACAACGACTCCCATGCGTACCTTCATCGTTTCCCTTCCCCCCGCTTGTTGAGGTAGTCAGACTCCCGCTCCGAATTCCTTTGGCTTACTTCCCGGCCAACGCGCTGCCGAGCCCCGCAAGAAGCGCCCCAAGCGCCCGCGTCGTCGATGCGAGGCCCCAGTCGGCGTTCACGCTCGCCTTAGCCGAATACTGATCGTACGTCGCGTACGCTCCCGCCTGAGTGCTCCCGCCCATGAGGGAGGTCACGACCCCCGTGAGACCGCCAGCCGTCTCCTTCGTCGCCGCAACCGCCGTCACGCTGACGTCGCCCGTCTGGATGGCCGCCTTCGCTTGCGCGTTTACCTCCGTAGAGCCGACGAGCTGACCTACCGCCGTCAGAAGGTCCCCCAACGCGTTCCCCTGCGCAAACGCGGGGACAACGGGGAGGAGCAGGGCTACGGACAAAACCGCCGCCAAGAGACCCTTCTGCCCTACTTTCACGGCCGAATCCCTCCTCACCTAAGGTTTGTGTACGAACGCCCGGAGCTTGTCCTACTTTCCGTCCGGCAGCTTGGGCAACCACACCTGCGTCGAGGATTCTGCGCGGATGGTGACCCCGTTCTTCTCGCCTACGAAGGACGCAGAGGAGCCGTACCTCCCCGGCGAAACTTCGGTGAGCGGGGACACCACCTCCACGCTCTGGCCGTTCCAATCCACCCGTACGCTCGACGACCCGCTCAGGTCGCCAAAGGACCAGGAATTCAATTCGGAAATCCAGGACCACAGGGCGCCCCATCCTGCCGGAAGGAACGCGAGAAGGAGGAGCGTCGCGAGTGCCGCACCTCGCCGCATCGACTCACCCCCTTCCCGGAGGACAACCCGCGCCTATAACGCTATCAGACAAGGGGGAAGAGAAGCAAGACGAATTCCTATGAATTTTTTTCTCCCTCAAGTTAACTTTTTTCCGTATCTCGGTGCCGTGCAGGGGAAACGCCTTTGCGAGTCCCCCTTGCCCATCTCCCGCACAATGCCGTATGGTACTTCACGTGACGCCCTTGGATCGGAACAGCCAACGCCGTGTGCGGGAAGGAGAGAAACCAGGTGGAAGCGGATCGGGCACGCATCCTCCTCACCTGCGTCGACCGTCCGGGCATCGTCGCCAACGTTTCAGGTACCCTCTACCGCTTGGGGGCAAACATCGTCGAACTCGACCAGTACACAACGGCGCCTTGGGGCGGAAGGTTGTTCATGCGCGTGGAGTTCTTACTCCCCGGGCTCGAAGAAAGGCGAGGGGAGCTCGAAGAATCGCTGCACGAACTCTCGGAATCCTGGGACATCGAGTTTCAACTCCACTTCGCCTCGCAGCGCAAGCGCGTGGTCGTCTTCGCCTCCCTCGCCGACCATGCCCTTCTCGAACTCCTCCACCTTTGGAGAAACGGAGAACTTCCCGGAGACATCGTCGCCGTAGTGAGCAACCACACGCGCCTCGCCCATGCCGTATCCGCCTACGACGTTCCTTACCACCACGTACCCGTAGACCGCGAAAAGAAGGAGGAAGCGGAAAAGACCATCCTCGAACTTCTCGAAGGGTACCGCCCGGACCTCTTAGTCCTTGCCCGCTACATGCAGATCCTTTCCCCCGATTTCGTCCGCCGCTTTCCGAACCGCATCATCAACATCCACCATTCCTTTCTTCCCGCCTTTGTAGGCAAAAATCCCTACGAACAGGCGTACGCCCGCGGCGTCAAGCTCATCGGAGCGACCGCCCATTACGTTACCGAAGGCCTCGACGAGGGACCGATCATCGAGCAGGACGTAGCGCGCGTAACCCATCGCGCCTCCCTCGCTACTTTTAAGCAAATCGGAAGAGACATCGAACGTACGGTACTCGCCCGGGCGGTAAAGTGGCACCTAGAAGACCGAATCCTCGTCTACGAAAACAAGACCATCGTCTTCGTCTGACGCACTGACAGTGCAGGTTCACGCATCCTCTCGTCGGCGAGATGAACTCCGGGCCACGAGCGTAACGTCAAACCACACTTCTCGAGGTTCCCGTCTGGGATCTTCCAAAAGCGACAGGACGACGGTTACGGCCTTCTGCCCGAGTTGCTCGATGGGCTGGGCGACCGTGCTCAACTCGGGTTCGGACATTTCCGTCAAGGGAATCCCATCGTACCCTACGATCCCCACGTCTTCGGGAACCCTTCTCCCCTGGCGTACCGCAAACTTGAGGATCCCCAAAGCCATGAGGTCGTTTGCAGCAAAGACGGCGTCGACCTCCGGATGTTCCAAAAACAGGCGCCGAGCCGCAGCCATTCCGCCGCGAAAGGTAAAATCCGATTCCACGAAGATGGGTCCGTGCTCGGCCCCCACCTCAAGGAGCCCTTCCATATACCCTCCCAGACGTTCGCGAGCCGGAACGTATCCCAGGGGGCCCGTTACGTGGGCGATCGTTCGGTATCCCTGCTCCCACAAATGCCGGACGGCCTTGCGGGCCCCTTGGCGATCGCGCACGCGCAGAGCAACGCTTTTCGAATAGGACGGGGCGCGATCCAACATCACCATGGGGATTCCGTGCCTTTCCAAAACCCTGAGCTCCTCCTGAGAAATGCCGTGGGCGGCAACAATCAAGCCATCCACGAAACGCCGGCGGGCGAGATCGGCGAGCGTTCGCCCTTTTCGTTGCCCGCAGGTCCACACCAAAACCCCATACCCTTCCCGCGCCGCTTCTTCCGTCACCGCCTTGAGGAGCAGCGTGAAGAAGGGGTTCTCGAGATCCGAGACGAGAATCGCGATCATACCGCTCCGCCCGCGGGCGAGATTCCTCGCAACCACGTTGGGTTCGAACTTTAAGGCCTGAATGGCCGCCTCGATACGCGCCGCCGTTTCCTGCCCGACGTATCCCTTCTTGTTGAGGTACCGAGAGACGGAAGCGACGGATACCCCCGCAAGTTCTGCCACGTCGCGAATCGTCGCCGAAGAAGGGACGTCCTCGGACGGAAACCGGTTCCCCACCGAGCCTTCGCTCCCTTCTGAGACACCCGCCGAGCCCACCGAAGGTGGGGCGCTTTCCCGGTCCTTTTCGTCCATGAGCGACACCTTCCCCGAAATGTCGGTTCTCGAATCCCGACCGAAAGGCAACGCCTTCGTCCCCAAAGATGGGAAAAGAGGTCCGCCCACCCTTTCCCCGGCGGGCGGACCACCGCCTACAGTTTGCTAGAAGGACACGCACCCTCGGCCGAAGCTACAACGAAGCTTCCGTCAGGCGGTGAAGGTACTGGAGTTCCTCGAGAATCGCCTCCCGCAGGATCTTCGCCTCTTCCTTAGAGTACGTTCCCCATCCTTCGAGGGTGGAAAGCTTCGCCTCGAGCTCTTGCAGCTTCAGAGAGGGAAGGGCGAGGATCTCTGCCTCCACCGCGGTGCCGCGCGCCCGATCGAGGATTCGCTGCATTTTCGCCTCGTGCGTCGCGCGAATTTGCTCTCGCGCCCGCGCCCGCTTGGAAACGGAATTTTGTTCTTGGCCCTTCTCCGACTTGCGTACCTCTCCGTTTCCCGGCTTCGCTTCTTCCTTCCCCTTCTCGTCGGAAGGAACGGATTTCTCGTCCGGGTGATCGAGTTCTTCGTGGTCTTCCGACGATTCCCGGGAAGACTCGTCGTTCCCTACCTCTTCTTTTGCTTCCGTCTTTTTCTCTGTCTTCGAAGGAACGTCTTGGGCGACGAGAACCGATCCCTTCACGTCCGTAGGGGACCCGATGCCCAACGCCTTTTGCAGGTTCCCCCACATGCCTCCCGGGTGCGCATACGCAAAAGTGGCACCCGCAAAGAAGAGCACAACGAGCGCGCCAATCACCAACGCAGAGCGTCTCCCAAGCATGTCTTGTCACCTCACCCCAAAACTTGTGTGAGGCGACCGCTTTCCCGGCAGACCGGCAGCTGGCTGGCGTGGCGGAGGTAGACTCTTCCTCCGCGGTAGCCCCTGTAGCTTTGCGTCCGACGCTTTCGCGTCGTTTGCCCTGAACGGTCGCCTTCTTCCCCTTCAGTGTATCGTCCTTTTCCGGAAAAATCCACAGGGGGAACCCGAAAGCTCGAAGAGTTTTCCGCCTTTTCGAAAGGGGGCGGCTCCCCTGCCCGCCCGTCGTTCGTTCGAAAAAAGGCCACCGGGAAAGGATCCCGGTGGCCGTGACGATTTCAACCTACGGGCGCCTCTCGAATGACCACCACTTCGCCGTCCTTGATGTCGAGCACTACGCGGTCGCCCGCGTGGATCGTGCCCTTGAGGAGTTCCTCCGAAAGGCGGTCTTCTACGAGGCGTTGGAGCATGCGGCGAATGGGCCGGGCGCCGTACTGGGGATCGAAACCCACTTCGGCAACGTGCCGGATGAGGTCCTCGGTGACCGTCACTTCGATTCCCTGCTCCTTTACGCGGGCGGCGATCTCGTCGGCAAGGCGACGGACGATCGCTTCGATGTGCTCCTTCTCCAGCGGGTGGAAGACGATGATCTCGTCGATGCGGTTCAAGAACTCGGGACGGAAGGTACGCCGAAGCTCTTCGAGCACCCGAGATTTCATCGTCTCGTAGTCGATGCGGTCCTGCTGGGCCGTAAAGCCGAGGCGCGTACCGCGCTGGATGAGTTCTTGGCCGACGTTGGAGGTCATGATGATCACGGTGTTCTTGAAGTCCACCGTCCGTCCCTTGCCGTCTGTAAGGCGCCCGTCGTCGAGGACCTGAAGGAGGATGTTGAAGACTTCGGGGTGCGCCTTTTCGATCTCGTCGAGGAGGATTACGGAGTACGGCTTCCGCCGCACGCGCTCGGTCAACTGTCCGCCTTCTTCGTATCCGACATAGCCCGGAGGTGCGCCAATGAGGCGGGACGTCGTGTGCCGCTCCATGTACTCGGACATGTCCACCCGAATGAGGGCGTCTTCGTCTCCGAAGAGGGCTTCGGCCAACGCACGGGCGAGTTCGGTCTTCCCTACGCCCGTGGGTCCGAGGAAGATGAACGAACCGATGGGGCGCTTGGGGTCCTTAAGCCCCGCAAATGCACGGCGGATCGCCCGCGCCACCGCCTCGACCGCCTCGTCCTGCCCGATCACGCGGCGGTGAAGGACTTCTTCGAGGCGGAGGAGGCGTTCCCGTTCGTCCTCCTGCAGCTGCCGCACGGGGATCCCCGTCCAGCTGGAGACGATCTGGGCGATGTGCTCGGCGGTCACCTCGGCATCCGTCCGCCCTTGCTTCTCGCGCCAGGCGGCCCGCTCCCGCTCGAGCTTTTCTTTGATCTTCTGCTCGCGATCCCGAAGGGCGGCCGCCTTTTCGAATTCCTGGCTCTGCACCGCCGCGTCCTTTTCCTTGCGGATCTCCTCGAGTTCCTGCTCGAGCTTCTTGATCTGCGGGGGAACCATGTAGGAATCGAGACGCACGCGGCTTGCCGCCTCGTCGATGAGGTCGATCGCCTTATCCGGGAGAAAACGGTCGGTAATGTACCGGTGCGAGAGTTTCACCGCCGCCTCGATCGCCTCGTCCGTGATCTTAACGCGGTGGTGCGCTTCGTACCGATCGCGCAGACCCTTGAGAATTTCGATCGTGTCCTCGGGGGAAGGCTCGTCTACGAGGATCGGCGTAAAGCGACGTTCAAGGGCCGGGTCCTTTTCGATGTACTTCCGGTACTCGTCCAAGGTCGTCGCGCCGATGACCTGGATTTCTCCACGGGCCAGGGCGGGCTTCAGGATGTTCGACGCATCGATCGCCCCCTCGGCTCCCCCGGCTCCAATGAGCGTGTGCAACTCGTCGATGAAGAGAATCACGTTCCCCGCCTGCCGGATTTCGTCGAGGATCTTCTTCAGCCGATCCTCAAACTCGCCGCGGTACTTCGTACCGGCTACGACGGTCGCCATATCCAGGTTCATCACGCGCTTGTCGCGGAGGATTTCCGGGACCTCGCCGGCGACGATGCGTTGGGCAAGCCCTTCCACGATGGCCGTCTTCCCCACCCCGGGTTCTCCGATGAGCACGGGGTTGTTTTTCGTCCGACGAGAGAGGATTTGAATTACGCGCTCGATTTCCTTGTCCCGCCCAATCACCGGATCGAGCTCGCCTTCCCGGGCGAGGGCGGTGAGGTCGCGCGCGAGGGCGTCCAACGTCGGCGTAGAAGAGCCCTTTTGGGCGGGTTGGCCGGAGGACTGGGCGAATTCCGTCGTCCCGAGGAGTTGAAGCACCTGCTGGCGCGCCTTCGTGAGGCTCACGCCCAAGTTCGCAAGGACGCGGGCAGCTACCCCTTCTCCTTCGCGGATGAGCCCGAGGAGGATGTGCTCCGTGCCTACGTAGGTGTGGCCGAGCTTCCGCGCCTCGTCAAAGGCGAGCTCAATGACCTTTTTCGCACGCGGCGTGTACGTCGTGCTCGTCGGTCGCTCCGTTCCGCGGCCTACGAGTCCCTCCACCTCTTCGCGGATTTGTTCCAGGGAAAGCCCCATGCTTTTGAGCACGCGGGCAGCGATTCCTTCCCCCTCGCGGATGAGCCCGAGGAGGATGTGCTCCGTGCCTATGGACGAGTGCCCCAGCCGGATGGCCTCATCTTGCGCAAGGGCGAGAACGCGCTGCGCCCGCTCGGTAAACCGGCCAAACATCATGGAATCCACCTCCCGGAAAATTTCTACGCGGCATTTCAGATCTCGAACCGATCCACACGGTAGGATGAGGAAATGCTTTACAACGGGGAAGGACGTGCAAAGCACTGGCCGCCTCCTCTGCGTATCCTTTTCGCCGGAGGCGGGAGAAATTCCCGCTCCTAACCGCGGGCCATCGCTTCTTTGAGATGGCGGCGGATGAGCACGGCCCGTCGCTCGTCTCGTTCTGCAGGCCCCAAGCTTTCGCCGAAGGTGTACTGCAGGAAATTGGGGCGGATCATCACCCAAAGTTCGCGCAGCGCGCGGGAGGGGATGCCTTGCACGAGCCCGAGGTGTACGCCGAGGAGGACGTCGGATATGCGCTCCATCGCCTCGCGCGTGCTGATGCGCCTGGCGGAGGTGAGGATCCCGTAACTCCGGTAGATCCGGTCTTCCAGGGCAACGCGGTCCTCGCGAAGAAGGACGTCCCGCGCACGACGCTCCTGTTCGATGACCTGACGGGCGATGCCGAGGAGGTTTTCCAAAAGCTCGCCTTCGCTCAAGCCCAGGGTCACCTGGTTGGACACTTGGTAGAGGTTTCCCTCCGCCTCCGTCCCTTCCCCGTAAATCCCGCGCACGACGAGGCCGACCTTTTGTACGGCCTCCACGACCTGACCCAAGGTGCGCGTGAGCGCGAGGGCGGGAAGGTGAAGCATCACGGATGCCCGCATCCCCGTCCCTACGTTGGTTGGACAGGCGGTGAGAAAACCGTACCGCGGATCGAAGGCGATGTCGAGGTGTGCGGCCAAAAGGTCGTCCACGTGGTCCGCCTCGCGGTAGGCCTCCTGCAGGGCAAGTCCTGCCGCAAACGTCTGAAGGCGGAGGTGATCTTCTTCGTTCACCATGAGGCTTACCGCCTCGTCTTGGCGGACGATCACGGCTCCCGCGGGATTTTCCGCCAAAAGCGGGCTTATGAGGTGCTTTTCCACGAGAATCCCACGGGCAAAGGGGGGGATCTCCCCCATGCGGATTCGCACGTATTGCGCCGCATCGGGAAAGGCCGCTAGGGCGGATTCCACGCGGGTGAGTACCGCCTGGGCGTCGCGGGGCCGCATGGCCGTCGGAAAGGGGAATTCCCGAAGGTTCCGCGCGAGACGCACGCGGCTGGAGACGGCCACATCTCCTTCCGGCCCCTCTTCCCGAAGAGCGGCGCCGAGCGGGGTGCGGAGGAATCGGTCTACCTCGCCGTCCAGAGGGGCAAAGGAGCGCGCGCGTTCTTCTGCCATGCCATCCGCCTCCTTTAGCCTGCTCGGCCGCCGAGTTCGTTTTCGAGGGCGCGAATTTCGTCGCGAATGCGCGCCGCTTCCTCGTACGCCTCCTCTTCGACCTTGCGCCGAAGCTCCGCGCGAAGTTCTTCGAGCCTTTTTTTGAGGTGAGAGGAAGGGTCGCGGGCGGGCGATTTTCCCCGATGCTCACTCGCCCCGTGGATGCGGCGAAAGAGCGGCGCAAGCCGCGGACGGAAGGCCTCGTAGCATTCGCTGCAGCCGAACTTCCCCTTTTCCCGGAATTCCCGCCACGTCATCCCGCACTTCGGACAACGGAGGTCGTCGTCGCGTTCCCGCGGAGAACCTTCCTTTCCTCCGAACGACCCGAAAAAGCTTTGCAGCAGTTCCGGAAGCGGGAAAAACGTCGAAGAAAACGGCTGCAAACCCTCCACGAAGGGCTTAAACTCCTCCGGGAAGGGCGGGGGGAGTTCTCCAAGCTCCCGAAGCTCCCGCGCGCACTCTTCACACAGGTGAAGTTCCACCTTCTGGTCGCCGACCACCTTGGTGATGTGGACCGTCGCCGGGCGTTTCTTGCAGCGCTCACAGAGCATCCCCGTTCCCCCTTTCCGCCGCACGCAGGGAAAGAACCTCCAAAAGGCGGCGTAGGATCCTCCCGCGCAGGAGGTCCCGCTCTTCTGCCCGGCCGCCGAGAACCTCGGGAGCGAGGAGGGCGCCAAGGAGCTCCCCTTCGCCCTGCGAGAGAACCCCTTCCTGCACGAGAAAGTCCAAGAGTCCTCGCGCCTCGCGGTACGAGAACTTCGTACCTTCCGTCGCTACGCGTTCGACGAATTCTCGCCACGTTTCGGGGAGGGCGACGCGGGCGATGCGCAAAAACCCCGTCATCCCCCGTCGGCTTTCGACCACGTATCCGTGGTTTAGAGTGAAGCGCGTGGAAATCACGTAGTTGATTTGGGAAGGGGCGACGCGGAAGGTCTCCGCAAGTTCCGACCTTCGGACGACGACTGTGCCGGTCGGGCTTTCGTCGAGGAGGCGCTTGAGGTACGCTTCGATGGTATCGGCAAGCGACGCCACCCTCATCTCCACCCCCTCCGCCTCGACACTTTACACCTCTAGCGTACCCGGAACTTTGCACCGGGGAAATTCCGAAAGTGCGGAGGAAGTCTAATCTGACCATCCCTGACGTTTGAAGTATACCACATCTCCTCTATTCTTGGCAAGAAAAGGGCGCCCCGAAGCTCGGGGCGCCCCACCACCTAAGCGGAAATTTATGCGGGAGAAGCCGCTCCCCCCGTCACACCGTTTTTCGCGCCAGGAGGATGCGGACCGCTTCGGGAAAACTTTGGGCGTACGCATCCGCACCCCGGAGTTCTTCCCGGGACCCGTATCCGTACGTGCACGCGACGCGATACAGGCTGTGGGCGGTGCCCGCCTCAAGGTCGCTCACGCGGTCGCCTACGATGGCTCCCCCGGAAGACGAAAGCCCGTACTCGTCCACGATGCGGCCCACGAGCTCCTCCTTCCGGGCGGCGCGAAACGAAAAGGCGTCGTACACCCCGGCGAAATACGGCCGGAGGGAAAAACGCTCCAGGATCGCGCTTAGGTAGTTCGCCTCTCCGTTCGAAGCGATGAAGAGCGTCAATCCCGAAGCCGCAAGTTCGGAGATCCCCTCTACGACTCCGGGGTAGAGCCTCCCTTCGCCCGCCTTCAGAAGTTCGAGTTCTTTGCCGCGCATCGTCCGGTCGGCCCAGAGGGCGAGCTCCGGATCGTCGAACCCGAGAAGGGTGCTCCACATCTTTCGGTAGGTCATCCCGAGCGTCCGGCGTAGCTCTCCTTCCGACGGAAGGTCGACGTTCACGCCGCGCTCCCGCAGGGCTTGGAAGGTGTGGACGAAGGCGGGAAAGGCGACGCTCCAGGCGTCGAAAAGGGTCCCGTCCATGTCAAAGACGACGTAGCGCAATCCCTCCACGTTTTGTCCTCCCCTTCGCGACGCGAGGGCGCCGCATCCTCGTACCTAGGAAAAGGGGTAGTACTTTCCCCCGTGGTACAAAGCACCGAAAAAGAAGCCGCCCAAAAAGCCGCCGACGTGGCCGAAAAAGCTGATCCCGGGGATAAAGCTCTGCACGAGGCCGAAAAGGAGGAGAAAGAGAACCACCTGCCGTGAAGCAGCGTCGATCCACATCGCCCGCTTCCAGATGTAGTAGAGGTAGAGACCGAGAAAGCCGTACACGATTCCCGATGCGCCGATGACGGGAGGCGAAGAGGTGACGAGGAGAAAAAGGGTCGTCGAGGCGTCCGCAGTGAGGAGGAAGAGGAGGTAGCCCGCCTTCCCCACGCGAGCTTCGATGGGCGGGGAAAGGAGGTAGAGGTAAAAGGCGTTGAAGAGCACGTGGAGGAAATCCGCATGGAGGAAGACGGCCGTTATGGGACGCCAAAATTGCCTGTGGACGAAGCGCGAAAGGTCGAAGGCGCCCCAAGCATACAGAGGACCCTCGAGCCCGAGGGGGATGAGCAGGCGCGACACCACGTATACCCCGAGGATGAGGGCCAAAAGCGCCGTCGTCAGCGGATAGGCCCGAACGAATCTCTCCGGAGATTCCGTACGCAAAAAGATCACGGGCGTCTACCCTCTCTTTCCCCACCTCACTGCGCCGCTATGGCGAAGCCGAGGCGGAAACCGTGTGCAATCCCGCGGCTCATACGCGATCGATCCTCGACGACCACTCGCCCTCCAGGAGGCCGTACACGACGTGGTCCACGTACCGATCCCCCAGCCACTCCACTTCCCGAAGTACGCCCTCCTCGCGAAATCCCAGGCGTTCGGCGACGCGTCGGCTGCGCGTGTTTTCCACGGCTGCACGGATTTCGATTCGATGAAGGCGCATGTGACGAAAGGCGTAGTCCACAAGCACCCCCACCGCACGCGTCATGATCCCGCGTCCTTGAAAGGGAGGGGCTAGCCAGTAGCCCAACGACGTGTTGCGGTGCGTCCAATCGATCCGCTGCATGCCGAGAAAGCCGACGATCCGCCGGTCGTACAAGATCACCGTCTGATACCCCTCGCCGCGTTCCTCTTGGCGCAGAGCGGCCTCTATCATGGCGTACACGTCGCGCAGCGTCGTCGTGCGCACCCAAGGAAGAAAGAGGGCCAACGAGGCACGATGGGCGTCCAAAACGACGTACAGCTCTTCGGCGTCGTACCAGCGTATGGGGCGAAGGAGTACGTGCTCGTCCACGATCCACTCCATGGAAGGCCCCTTCTCTACTCCCCCTCGGAACGCGGGCGCATGTGGGGAAAGAAGATCACGTCGCGAATCGAAGGTTGGTTCGTGAGGAGCATCACGAGTCGGTCGATGCCGATGCCCAGACCCCCGGTGGGCGGCATTCCGTATTCGAGCGCCTCCAAAAAGTCCTCGTCCAGCGCGTGGGCCTCCACGTTCCCGCGACGGCGTTCCTCGAGCTGTGCGAGGAACCGCTCCCGTTGCTCTAAGGGG containing:
- a CDS encoding HAD family hydrolase, translating into MEGLRYVVFDMDGTLFDAWSVAFPAFVHTFQALRERGVNVDLPSEGELRRTLGMTYRKMWSTLLGFDDPELALWADRTMRGKELELLKAGEGRLYPGVVEGISELAASGLTLFIASNGEANYLSAILERFSLRPYFAGVYDAFSFRAARKEELVGRIVDEYGLSSSGGAIVGDRVSDLEAGTAHSLYRVACTYGYGSREELRGADAYAQSFPEAVRILLARKTV
- a CDS encoding rhomboid family intramembrane serine protease, whose translation is MIFLRTESPERFVRAYPLTTALLALILGVYVVSRLLIPLGLEGPLYAWGAFDLSRFVHRQFWRPITAVFLHADFLHVLFNAFYLYLLSPPIEARVGKAGYLLFLLTADASTTLFLLVTSSPPVIGASGIVYGFLGLYLYYIWKRAMWIDAASRQVVLFLLLFGLVQSFIPGISFFGHVGGFLGGFFFGALYHGGKYYPFS
- a CDS encoding GNAT family N-acetyltransferase; its protein translation is MEWIVDEHVLLRPIRWYDAEELYVVLDAHRASLALFLPWVRTTTLRDVYAMIEAALRQEERGEGYQTVILYDRRIVGFLGMQRIDWTHRNTSLGYWLAPPFQGRGIMTRAVGVLVDYAFRHMRLHRIEIRAAVENTRSRRVAERLGFREEGVLREVEWLGDRYVDHVVYGLLEGEWSSRIDRV